A window from Primulina huaijiensis isolate GDHJ02 chromosome 11, ASM1229523v2, whole genome shotgun sequence encodes these proteins:
- the LOC140988186 gene encoding SPX domain-containing protein 3-like — MKFGKRLKQQIEQSLPGWRDYFLSYKDLKKLVRLISSASPPLECGKAEAEFVCLLNDEIDKFNSFFMEQEEDFIIHHKELQQRIEKVMENGSEKDYKEELAKIRKDIVNFHGEMVLLMNYSNINYTGLAKILKKYDKRTGGVLRLPFIQKVLEQPFFTTDLISKLIKECENTLDSVFPPSVSSDAGTLRGEKEALALAGEGIFQNTVAALLTMQEMRRGSSTHSHFSLPPLKFPDSDILHTLQILPPIQIP; from the exons ATGAAATTCGGGAAGAGATTGAAGCAGCAAATCGAACAGTCTCTTCCGGGATGGCGGGACTATTTCCTGTCCTACAAGGATTTGAAGAAGCTAGTGAGGTTGATCTCCTCGGCGTCGCCGCCTTTGGAGTGTGGGAAGGCGGAGGCCGAGTTTGTTTGCTTGTTGAACGACGAGATTGACAAGTTCAATTCTTTCTTCATGGAGCAAGAGGAGGATTTCATTATTCACCATAAG GAATTGCAGCAGAGAATAGAGAAAGTGATGGAAAATGGGAGTGAAAAGGATTACAAGGAGGAGTTGGCAAAGATCAGAAAAGACATTGTTAATTTCCATGGTGAAATGGTCCTCTTAATGAATTACAGCAACATTAATTACACAG GATTGGCTAAGATACTCAAGAAATATGACAAGAGAACAGGTGGAGTACTGCGTTTGCCTTTCATCCAAAAAGTACTGGAACAGCCCTTTTTCACCACGGATTTAATCTCAAAGCTAATCAAAGAGTGTGAAAACACCTTAGACTCCGTGTTCCCGCCATCGGTATCATCGGATGCCGGAACACTCCGTGGAGAAAAGGAAGCTTTAGCCTTGGCCGGTGAAGGAATATTCCAGAACACTGTGGCGGCGCTTCTCACCATGCAGGAAATGAGAAGAGGGAGCTCTACTCATAGCCATTTCTCATTGCCACCGCTGAAATTTCCGGATTCCGACATACTCCACACCTTGCAGATTCTTCCACCTATACAAATCCCTTGA